In the Deferribacter desulfuricans SSM1 genome, TAATTATAGTTATAAATATAATATTGACGTTTTCTAGGGGAGGAATTATATCATTAAGTATCGTTTTAATTATTTATTTTGTTGTTAACTTAATAATAGTTATTATAAGAAATTTTAAAATTAAAAAATTTTTTTTAAAACATTTGTTTTTTTTTATTTTTTTAGTTGGAATAATTGTATTTTTAATAAATGAGGATACTCTTTTCAAGGAAATGTTTATTAAAAGAATAAACTCATTATCAGAAGGAAGTGGAAGACTTGAAATATGGTTGCATGGTTTGAATTTTTTTTATAATAATTTTTTATTGGGGATAGGTTTGTATAATTTTTTACCTTATAATATACATTATTATAATAATTATCATTATATGCATAATACTTATTTAGAAGTATTAGTTGAAACTGGAATAGTAGGATTTATATTATATATCTTATTTCATATTTTTTTATTAATTCATATATTAAAAATGTATAAAATTAATAAAAATTATATTATTATATTGTTAAGTTATTTTTCATTATTTTTGCAGATGTTTTTTTTATCTTCATTAATAAATGAAATATGGTTCTTATTTATAGCTTATATAAGTGTAAAATATAAATATTTATCAAAAATAAAAAATGAAAATGAAAGTAGATAAAATAAAAAAAAGTTTAGTAGAATGTGATATACAGTCTAAATTTAAAATTTTAGTTTCTACTACTGATGATAAATTTTTAGAAAGAAAAAACACTCCTGATAGCAAGTATCTAATAATTAATCAGTTAATAAAAAAAAATAAAAGTCAGTATAATTATGATAATATGTTTATTTTTAAAGAAAAGGGTTTATCTAGAAGTCGTAATAGTGCTATTGAATTATGTGATAGTGAGATAGTCTTAATAAGTGATGATGATGTTCAATTTATAGAAAATATAGAAGAAATTGTAGCAAAAGCTTTTATGGAAAACCCTGATGCTGACATAATAACATTTCAAGTACTGACTCCTGATGGAAAGTTATTTAAAAATTACTCCCATCATAAATATTGGCACAACATTAGAACATTAATGAAAGTATCCTCAATAGAAATTGCTTTTAAAGCAAAAAAAATTAAAAATCTGGGTATTAAATTCGATGAGAATTTTGGACTGGGAAGTATTTTTCAAACAGGGGAAGAATTTATCTTTTTAACGGATGCATTAAAAAAAGGCCTCAAAATCTTATATTTACCTATTCCTATAGTTATTCATCCAAAAGAGAGTTCAGGTGGTCGTTTTAATGATGAAAATCTTATTAAAGCAAAAGGAGCAATGTTTTATAGAGTATTTGGTTTTTGGTCTTATTTAATTTCTTTATTATTTGCAATAAAAAAACATAAATTATCCGATAAAAGTATATTTGAATTTTATAAAATAATGCTCAATGGTATAAAAGAATATAAATATTTAAAGAATAATAATGAAATATAATAATTTAATTTCAATAATAACTCCATCATATAATTCAGAAAAATTTATATCTGAAACAATTAAATCAGTATTAACCCAAACTTATCAATATTGGGAGATGATAATAGTAGATGATTGTTCTCCTGATAATTCGAATAAAATTATAGAAAAATTTTGCAGAAAAGATAATAGAATAAAGTTAATAAAATTAGAAAGAAATAGTGGGCCAGCTATAGCAAGAAATAGAGGGATACAAGAAGCGAGGGGGAGATATATAGCATTTTTGGATGCAGATGATTTATGGAAACCTGATAAGTTAGAAAAGCAGTTAAATTTTATGGCAGAAAATAAGTTATCTTTTACATATAGTTCTTATGATTTAATAGATGAAGATGGCAGATTTTTAGGTACATTTAAAACCAAAGAAACAATAAGTTATGAAAGTATGTTAAAAACTTGTAGTGTCGGATGTCTAACTGCAATTTATGATACAAAAATTTTAGGCAAGATGTTTATGCCAAATATATTGAAACGACAAGATTACGGACTTTGGTTAAAAATACTGAAAAAGATAAGAACTACAAAAGGTATTATTGAACCTTTAGCGATTTATAGAATCAGAAAGGATTCAGTCTCTTCAAATAAATTAAAGGCTGCTCTATATCAATGGAAAATATATAGAGATGTTGAAGAGTTAAGTTTATTTAAAAGTTTGTATTACTTTATAAACTACGTATATTATGGTATTAAAAAGTATAAATAATTTATATAATTTAAATTATTTGAAATAAGGTATTTAACAAATGGTTAAAATTATTTTAGGTGCTTTTTTTATTTCGTTAATAGTTAGTGTTTTAATAATTTTGTTATTTCAAAAAAGTTTTAATATTGGTGAGGATTACTTTGAGGGGCCGCAGAAGTTTCATGATAGGCCGACGCCAAGGATTGGTGGAGCTGGTATATATATGGCTTTTTCAATTGTAATTTTCTATTTATTGATTTCAAAAAATTCAAATATTTATTTGAAGTTTTTTATCTCTTCATTACCTATTTTCTTTTTTGGTTTGTTAGAGGATATTACGAGGAAAGTCTCACCAAAAGTTAGGCTTTTTGCAGCGGTTTTATCTGGATTATTGGCTTATTTTTTGATTGATGCTTATTTGCCAAGAATTGGGATACCTTATATTGATAGTATTTTTCAAATTAAGCTGATTGCTATTGTTTTTACTATTATTGGCATAGCTGGTGTGGTAAATGCTATAAATATCATTGATGGTTATAATGGCCTTGTATCAGTAGTATCAGTCATTATTTTTTTAGCACTTGCTTATGTTGGGTATAAAGTACATGATAAGTTTGTATATACTATTTGTTTTTTGATGATAGGTGCTATTGCTGGTTTTTTCTTTTGGAATTATCCTTTTGGGAAGATATTTTTGGGGGATGGGGGTGCATATTTTATAGGATTTACTATTGCTGTTTTATCTGTAATGCTTGTCAAAAATCACCCTCAGGTATCACCATGGTTTCCACTTTTAGTTGTAATTTATCCAGTCTTTGAAACTATTTTCTCTTTTTACAGGAAGAAAATTTTAAGAAATCAATCTCCATTTAAACCTGATGGTTTTCATTTTCATATGTTAATTTATAAAAGAGTTGTACCATTTGTATTTGATATCCATCGCAGTGAAAAACTTATGCGTAATTCTGCCACATCCCCTTTCCTCTGGCTCATTTGCTCTCTTGGAGCTATTCCAGCTGTTTTCTTCTGGCAAAATACACCTGTTCTCATAATATTTACCATTCTTTTTTGCATTTTTTATATCTGGCTTTATAGAAGTATTGTAAGGTTTAGGTTTGGGAAAATAATAAAAATGTTGAAACGTTGAAAAGTTTAAACGTTAGAACGTTGGAACGTAATAACGTTAGAATGTGCGAATGTTTAGTTCAACTTATAAAATCTTTAGCCTCTAAAAACCGTTAGTCCTTCTACAACCTTTAAAACTTCTAAATCAGAACGTTGAAACGTTAGATCGTGTGAACCAGAAAACAAGGCACTTTAGGTCAGATCAAGTTGGTCAATAACAAAAAATTTATACTATCCACCAAGAATTACTTAACAGAAACTTAAAAATAATATTTTAAACACTTGCATTTAGCTGTTTAAGAAAATATACTATAGATAACTATTGTGTTCTTATAACTGATATTTAAAATTATATAATTTTACTATTTGTAAAAGCTAAATGTTTAGAGGTGCAATATGAAAACTGAAAAGTTGTTTTCAGAAATCGAATCTCTTCCCTTAGATTTAAAAGTAAAATTGGTAGAGAAGATATTATTAAGTATAAATCCAATAGAAAAAGATATTGATAAATTGTGGGCAGAAGAAGCTGAAAAAAGATTAAAAGAGATCGAAACTAAGAAAGAAAAACTCATTTCAGAAGAAGATATTTTTAAAGAGATTTATAAAAAATAAAATGAAAGTATCTTTCCATCCTGAGGCTAAGAAAGAGCTTTTAGAAGCGATAAATTATTATAACGAGTTTAATGACCAGTTAGGATTGGAGTTTGTTAAAGAGTTTTATTCAGCAACAGAAAGAATAAAGTTGTTTCCTGGTGCATGGTCAAAACTTTCAAATAACACAAGAAGGTGTCTATTAAATAGATTTCCGTATGGCATTATCTATACTGTTAAAGATGAGCAAATTATAATATTGGCAGTTATGCAGTTAAACAAAAAACCAAAATTATTGGAAAAACAGGGAATAATAGCCTTTTATTTAATATAGTATAGGGAACAATTGGAAAGTTGGAACGTAAGAACGTTAGAAGGTTAAAACGTTAGAATGTTGGAACGTTGAAACGTAAACCGTGATTCGGGAATCGAATACCGGTAATCGGGAAACGTGAATCGGATAACGAATATCGTTAACCGTTGAAAGCTTGAAACGCTGAAATGTTAAAACGTTTTAGTATTGCGAGTGTGGTTAAATATATCGCAAAACAGTCTTGATTATTATGTAAATTGAGTTAATTTTTAAAATATATATTTAATTATAAAAAAGGTAGAAAAATTTATGGAAGAAATTGTAAAAAAATTGCAGAAAATACGCAGTTTTCTAGAAAAAGAATATTTCGTAAAGAATATTGCATTGTTTGGGTCTTATGTCAGAGGTGAACAAGATGAAAGTAGTGACCTTGATATTCTAGTAGAATTTTATAAAACACCTACTTTGATACAATTTTTGAGATTAAAAAATTTTTTGTCAGATTATTTAGGTGTCAGAGTAGATCTAGTTATGAAGCAGTCTTTAAAACCAGTTATTGGTGAAAAAATACTCAAAGAAGCTATATCAATATGAAAAAAGGAAGACTTTATATAGATTATTTAATTGATATTAAAGATGCCATAGAAAAAATAGAAATTTTTGTTTCAGATACTAATATTGATTGTTTGGAAAAAGATGAGAAAACTTTGTTTGCTGTTATTAGATGTTTTGAAATTATTGGAGAGGCTGCTAAGAAGGTTGGTGAAGAAATAAAATGTAAATATACTAATGTCCCTTGGAGAGAGATTGCGGGTATGAGAGATATATTAATTCATGAATATTTTGGAATAGAAGTTGAGGTTATAAAAGAAACGCTTAAGAAGGATTTAGTTTTTCTTAAAAAGAATATAATTGAAATATTAGAAAAAGAAAGGAATAAGTAAACTATTTAATAATGATATAAGTTTTGAAAAGTTAAAAAGTTATATAGTTGAAACGTTGAAACGTTTAAACGTGCAAATGTTAAAACGTTAGAAAGTTAGAACTTTATGTCAACTTATCAAGTCCTTAATTTTTAAAAACCGTTAGTCTTTCTACAACCTTTAACACTTCTACAACCTCTAAAGCTTTTTAAAACGTGAAAACGTGTACATAAGGATTGGTATTGTATTTAATATTTGACAACTTGCATAAAAAAGTGTAAAATTCAATTAACAAAATATACAGGAGAAATAAAATGGATTTTACAAGGTTTTATGATGAACAGTTTGAACTAATAAAAAAATTAGATTTGAATTTCACAAGAAGTGTTTATGAATTACTGGATATAAAGAATAATAAACTAATTGCATTATTAGGGCAAAGAGGTGTTGGAAAAAGCACAATGTTGCTTCAGAAATTAAAAGAGCTAAATAATAACAATGCGTTATATATTTCAGTGGACAATCCATATTTTGCAAATGTAAATTTATATGAATTTGCTAAAAAATTTGAACAATACGGTGGAGAATTTTTATTTATAGATGAAATACATAAATACAAAGATATAGGTTCACATCTAAAAGCGATTTATGATATGACAAATTTAAAAGTTATAGTGTCTGGTTCTTCACTTTTACAAATTTACAAAGAAGCCGATTTAAGTAGAAGAATGTACGAAATAAGAGTTCCTGTAATGTCTTTTAGGGAATTTTTAGAAGTAAAAGGTTATACTTTCAATAATTACTCTTTTGAAGAAATAATTGAGAATCATATAAGTATAGCAAAAGAAATAGCTTCTAAAATAAGACCTCTAAAATATTTCCAAGAATATCTTGAATATGGTTGCTATCCGTTTTTTTTAGAAGGGATAAGCTCTTATAAACAGAAACTATTGAATATAGTTAATTACATTCTTGAAGTAGATTTACCTTATACATCAAATATTTCGTACTCAAATATAGATAAGCTGAAAAGACTACTCTATCTGATCTCCATTTCTGTTCCATTTACTCCAAATATCAATGAGTTATCTCAAAGAACAGAAATTTCAAGACCATCTTTATTGGAGTATCTTTATTTGCTTGAAAAAAGTGAGATATTGATTAATCTACATTTCAAATCAAGAGGTATTTCAAAACTTCAAAAACCGGATAAAATTTATATAAACAATACAAATTTAGTTAAAGCAATTGCAGAAAATTCAAATATCGGAAATGAAAGGGAGACATTTTTTGTAAATCAGATAAAAAGTTATTTTTTAAATAAAAAGAGTTTTTTTGATGAAGATATAATTTTATCAAAACAAGGTGATTTTGTAGTAAAAGATTTTGTTTTCGAAATAGGGGGTAAAAATAAAACAAAAAAACAGATAAAAGAGATTCAAAATGCTTTTATTGTAAAAGATGATATTGAAATTGGAGATAATATTTCTATTCCTCTTTGGCTTTTTGGGTTTTTGTATTGAATAGTGTTAAAACGTTGAAACGTTGGAACGATGGAAAGTAAGAACGTTGGAACGTGTGAACGTTTGAAAGTTGAGAAGTAAATCGTGATTCGGGAATTGGTTATCGTTTCTCTTAATTTGGTTTTCGAATGTTAGAGTGATTCTTATGAAAAACCGAGGCGTTTTTGCATGTATATTGACTTTGAAAGATATATAAAAAAATGTTGATTATAGAGTTATAAGGATATATAGTACTATAAAGAGTATTTTTTAGAGGGTGATTATGATAATTACAGCAAATGAACTTAAAAGAAGAGGCGTTAGCCTGATAGATAGTTTGATAAAGAAATTTGATGAGGTTATAATCAGTGTTAGAGGTAAGCAAAAATATGTAGTACTTGATATTGACCGGTATGAAAAACTAAGAAATAGTGAAATAGAGATAGCTTATCTTAATGTGGTGAAGGATCTTGAGAATAATAGATACCATACGGATATTGAGAGTTATATAAAAAATATATCAAAATAATAAACGTACGAAATAATCTTTACAGAATCATATGAGAAAAGAGCATCTAAATTTTTTAAGAAACATCCTGATTTGATTCAGCTATATAAGAAGATTTTGTACATTATGAAAAATAACCCATACCATCCTTCTTTGAGATTGCATAAACTCAAAAGAAGTCTTAAAAATTTATATTCGGTTTCTATTAATTTAGAATATAGAATAGTTTTGGATTTTGTTATTCAAAATAAAATCATTATACTTGTCGATATAGGTAAACATGATGTTGTTTATTAAAATGATTATGAAGTGAACT is a window encoding:
- a CDS encoding type II toxin-antitoxin system RelE/ParE family toxin, which gives rise to MKVSFHPEAKKELLEAINYYNEFNDQLGLEFVKEFYSATERIKLFPGAWSKLSNNTRRCLLNRFPYGIIYTVKDEQIIILAVMQLNKKPKLLEKQGIIAFYLI
- a CDS encoding glycosyltransferase family 4 protein gives rise to the protein MVKIILGAFFISLIVSVLIILLFQKSFNIGEDYFEGPQKFHDRPTPRIGGAGIYMAFSIVIFYLLISKNSNIYLKFFISSLPIFFFGLLEDITRKVSPKVRLFAAVLSGLLAYFLIDAYLPRIGIPYIDSIFQIKLIAIVFTIIGIAGVVNAINIIDGYNGLVSVVSVIIFLALAYVGYKVHDKFVYTICFLMIGAIAGFFFWNYPFGKIFLGDGGAYFIGFTIAVLSVMLVKNHPQVSPWFPLLVVIYPVFETIFSFYRKKILRNQSPFKPDGFHFHMLIYKRVVPFVFDIHRSEKLMRNSATSPFLWLICSLGAIPAVFFWQNTPVLIIFTILFCIFYIWLYRSIVRFRFGKIIKMLKR
- a CDS encoding ATP-binding protein; its protein translation is MDFTRFYDEQFELIKKLDLNFTRSVYELLDIKNNKLIALLGQRGVGKSTMLLQKLKELNNNNALYISVDNPYFANVNLYEFAKKFEQYGGEFLFIDEIHKYKDIGSHLKAIYDMTNLKVIVSGSSLLQIYKEADLSRRMYEIRVPVMSFREFLEVKGYTFNNYSFEEIIENHISIAKEIASKIRPLKYFQEYLEYGCYPFFLEGISSYKQKLLNIVNYILEVDLPYTSNISYSNIDKLKRLLYLISISVPFTPNINELSQRTEISRPSLLEYLYLLEKSEILINLHFKSRGISKLQKPDKIYINNTNLVKAIAENSNIGNERETFFVNQIKSYFLNKKSFFDEDIILSKQGDFVVKDFVFEIGGKNKTKKQIKEIQNAFIVKDDIEIGDNISIPLWLFGFLY
- a CDS encoding glycosyltransferase family 2 protein, producing MKYNNLISIITPSYNSEKFISETIKSVLTQTYQYWEMIIVDDCSPDNSNKIIEKFCRKDNRIKLIKLERNSGPAIARNRGIQEARGRYIAFLDADDLWKPDKLEKQLNFMAENKLSFTYSSYDLIDEDGRFLGTFKTKETISYESMLKTCSVGCLTAIYDTKILGKMFMPNILKRQDYGLWLKILKKIRTTKGIIEPLAIYRIRKDSVSSNKLKAALYQWKIYRDVEELSLFKSLYYFINYVYYGIKKYK
- a CDS encoding HepT-like ribonuclease domain-containing protein; protein product: MKKGRLYIDYLIDIKDAIEKIEIFVSDTNIDCLEKDEKTLFAVIRCFEIIGEAAKKVGEEIKCKYTNVPWREIAGMRDILIHEYFGIEVEVIKETLKKDLVFLKKNIIEILEKERNK
- a CDS encoding type II toxin-antitoxin system RelE/ParE family toxin produces the protein MKNNPYHPSLRLHKLKRSLKNLYSVSINLEYRIVLDFVIQNKIIILVDIGKHDVVY
- a CDS encoding addiction module protein — encoded protein: MKTEKLFSEIESLPLDLKVKLVEKILLSINPIEKDIDKLWAEEAEKRLKEIETKKEKLISEEDIFKEIYKK
- a CDS encoding glycosyltransferase codes for the protein MKMKVDKIKKSLVECDIQSKFKILVSTTDDKFLERKNTPDSKYLIINQLIKKNKSQYNYDNMFIFKEKGLSRSRNSAIELCDSEIVLISDDDVQFIENIEEIVAKAFMENPDADIITFQVLTPDGKLFKNYSHHKYWHNIRTLMKVSSIEIAFKAKKIKNLGIKFDENFGLGSIFQTGEEFIFLTDALKKGLKILYLPIPIVIHPKESSGGRFNDENLIKAKGAMFYRVFGFWSYLISLLFAIKKHKLSDKSIFEFYKIMLNGIKEYKYLKNNNEI
- a CDS encoding O-antigen ligase family protein, giving the protein MIIAIWYSVLFLKNIKISFNTFEKILFLFFIYSITITVFTSYYIENSIRLILGIILISVIYILSKNILCFLLQKGISFKKVIIITALIINLVALILYIIGIYEIGNNFILYERERVYGVLIDRAIPRLIGTFSDPNFFVLANTFFFYYLLFMKKNLFEKLTFIIIVINIILTFSRGGIISLSIVLIIYFVVNLIIVIIRNFKIKKFFLKHLFFFIFLVGIIVFLINEDTLFKEMFIKRINSLSEGSGRLEIWLHGLNFFYNNFLLGIGLYNFLPYNIHYYNNYHYMHNTYLEVLVETGIVGFILYILFHIFLLIHILKMYKINKNYIIILLSYFSLFLQMFFLSSLINEIWFLFIAYISVKYKYLSKIKNENESR
- a CDS encoding type II toxin-antitoxin system prevent-host-death family antitoxin, with protein sequence MIITANELKRRGVSLIDSLIKKFDEVIISVRGKQKYVVLDIDRYEKLRNSEIEIAYLNVVKDLENNRYHTDIESYIKNISK
- a CDS encoding nucleotidyltransferase family protein encodes the protein MEEIVKKLQKIRSFLEKEYFVKNIALFGSYVRGEQDESSDLDILVEFYKTPTLIQFLRLKNFLSDYLGVRVDLVMKQSLKPVIGEKILKEAISI